In one Corallococcus sp. EGB genomic region, the following are encoded:
- a CDS encoding HmuY family protein, which translates to MSNPGGVVRKRGARWFGMGALAALALAAAAPGCSSDECVDAFDCRDQGAAPSGKDWSCNADKKCELRTLTPDDPDESEVDAGTQVDAGTEADAGTGTDAGTETDAGSQVCPGSTVACTEQSIDKLRLRSTVSDGGVTEEGTTQGEHLTFLDGRAGGASAPDAYTYARFTATGLQKVYIDDQAALNSTGWDVAVRRYVIRFNSGVSGPSCVTVAQTPDGTTFESVTSVPEDARFLAESYFTPDTCTYQADEFGLQSPATQTLSYWTYASCLQMTNKVYLLQLADGRHVKLQVADFYEPAVQEECDTTGKVSSTASSGSIRLRWAYLP; encoded by the coding sequence ATGAGCAACCCTGGAGGGGTGGTCCGGAAGCGCGGTGCACGGTGGTTCGGCATGGGGGCGCTGGCGGCCCTCGCGCTGGCGGCTGCGGCGCCGGGATGCAGCAGCGATGAGTGTGTGGACGCGTTCGACTGCCGGGATCAGGGCGCGGCCCCATCGGGCAAGGACTGGTCCTGCAACGCGGACAAGAAGTGCGAGCTGCGCACCCTGACGCCCGATGACCCCGATGAGTCCGAGGTTGATGCGGGCACGCAGGTCGATGCGGGCACGGAAGCCGACGCGGGCACGGGCACCGACGCGGGCACGGAGACCGATGCCGGCTCGCAGGTGTGCCCTGGCAGCACCGTGGCCTGCACGGAGCAGAGCATCGACAAGCTCCGGCTCCGGAGCACCGTCTCCGACGGCGGCGTGACCGAGGAGGGCACGACGCAGGGCGAGCACCTCACGTTCCTGGACGGCCGCGCGGGTGGCGCGAGCGCGCCGGATGCGTATACCTACGCGCGCTTCACCGCGACAGGCCTGCAGAAGGTCTACATCGATGACCAGGCCGCGTTGAACTCGACGGGGTGGGACGTCGCGGTGCGCCGGTACGTCATCCGCTTCAACAGCGGCGTGTCCGGCCCGTCTTGCGTGACGGTGGCGCAGACGCCGGACGGCACGACGTTCGAATCAGTGACGTCCGTGCCCGAGGATGCGCGGTTCCTGGCGGAGAGCTACTTCACCCCCGACACCTGCACATACCAGGCGGACGAGTTCGGCCTCCAGAGCCCGGCGACCCAGACGCTCTCGTACTGGACCTACGCCAGCTGCCTGCAGATGACGAACAAGGTCTACCTCCTGCAATTGGCGGACGGTCGCCACGTGAAGCTGCAGGTCGCGGACTTCTATGAGCCCGCGGTGCAGGAGGAGTGCGACACGACGGGCAAGGTGAGCTCGACGGCCAGCTCGGGTTCCATCCGCCTGCGGTGGGCCTACCTGCCGTGA